A window of the Xiashengella succiniciproducens genome harbors these coding sequences:
- a CDS encoding sodium-translocating pyrophosphatase codes for MLNSVFVLVPITSVLALSFAYYFYKQMTKSSEGTETMQRIAQHVRKGASAYLKQQYKVVLIVFLCITAIFSYMAYGLGVQNNWVPFAFLTGGCFSALAGFFGMKAATTASARVANACRDSLNSGLRLAFRSGAVMGLVVVGLVLADISIWFTVLNHFIEDMEGGYKLMTICAIMVTFGMGASTQALFARVGGGIYTKAADVGADLVGKVEANIPEDDPRNPATIADNVGDNVGDVAGMGADLFESFAASILASALLGAAAYFDMGDVQLGAVLAPMIIAAIGTLLSIVGIFLVRTREGASQKELLRSLNIGVYFSAALIVVLSYFALKFLNLPNFVGIWGSIIAGLAAGIGIGQSTEYYTSASYKPTISIAKSSETGPATVIIAGVGTGLLSTAIPLLIVTVAIILSYCFATGFQFGADTINMGLYGIGIAAVGMLSTLGITLATDAYGPIADNAGGNAEMSNLGPEVRKRTDALDSLGNTTAATGKGFAIGSAALTALALLTSYFEEVRMMFVKVLDAPDTLINNVPAGEATFYDFVQHYEIHLMNPLVICGMFIGVMAVFMFSGMTMNAVGRAAQKMVDEVRRQFRTIAGIMEGTAEPDYARCVEISTKGAQREMMKPALMALAIPVVVGLVLGVPGISGLLIGTITSGFALAIFMANSGGAWDNAKKYIEEGNFGGKGSEAHKATVIGDTVGDPFKDTSGPSLNILIKLMVMASVVTVGLAVTYHIL; via the coding sequence ATGCTTAATTCTGTTTTTGTACTCGTGCCTATTACCTCGGTATTAGCACTTTCATTTGCTTATTATTTCTATAAGCAAATGACCAAAAGTTCCGAAGGAACTGAAACGATGCAGAGGATTGCGCAACACGTTCGCAAAGGAGCATCGGCTTACTTAAAACAACAGTACAAGGTGGTGCTTATCGTCTTCTTGTGTATCACCGCCATTTTCTCTTACATGGCCTATGGTCTGGGAGTACAAAACAACTGGGTACCCTTTGCATTCCTTACCGGTGGTTGTTTCTCAGCTCTTGCTGGTTTTTTTGGAATGAAGGCAGCTACAACTGCTTCTGCCCGAGTGGCCAATGCCTGCCGTGACTCTCTCAACAGCGGTCTGAGATTGGCATTCCGAAGTGGTGCTGTAATGGGTCTGGTTGTTGTAGGTCTTGTTCTTGCCGATATCTCAATCTGGTTTACAGTTCTCAACCACTTTATCGAAGACATGGAAGGTGGCTACAAGCTGATGACTATTTGTGCAATTATGGTAACCTTTGGGATGGGTGCCTCTACTCAGGCTTTGTTTGCCCGTGTTGGTGGAGGTATCTATACTAAGGCAGCTGATGTAGGTGCTGACCTTGTAGGTAAGGTAGAAGCCAATATCCCTGAGGATGACCCGCGTAACCCTGCTACTATTGCCGATAATGTTGGTGATAATGTAGGTGATGTAGCCGGTATGGGTGCCGACCTTTTCGAATCTTTTGCAGCTTCCATACTCGCATCTGCACTACTGGGTGCAGCTGCCTATTTTGATATGGGCGACGTTCAGCTCGGTGCTGTTCTTGCACCTATGATTATTGCAGCAATTGGAACTCTGCTTTCTATAGTTGGTATCTTCCTGGTTCGTACCCGTGAAGGTGCATCTCAAAAAGAATTGCTTCGTTCACTTAATATAGGTGTGTATTTCAGTGCTGCGTTGATTGTAGTTCTTTCATACTTTGCTCTTAAGTTCCTGAATTTGCCCAACTTCGTGGGTATATGGGGTTCAATTATTGCTGGTCTTGCAGCTGGCATTGGTATCGGTCAGTCTACAGAATACTACACTTCTGCGTCATATAAGCCTACTATCAGTATCGCTAAGTCAAGTGAAACCGGTCCTGCAACTGTTATTATCGCTGGTGTTGGTACAGGTCTTCTGTCAACTGCAATACCATTGTTGATCGTTACAGTTGCTATTATTCTTTCATACTGCTTTGCAACAGGATTCCAGTTTGGTGCTGATACTATCAATATGGGGCTTTATGGTATAGGTATTGCTGCTGTTGGTATGCTTTCAACCCTTGGTATTACTCTGGCAACTGATGCCTATGGTCCTATTGCTGACAATGCAGGTGGTAACGCTGAAATGTCAAACCTTGGTCCGGAAGTTCGCAAACGTACCGATGCCCTTGATTCACTTGGAAATACCACTGCCGCTACCGGTAAGGGATTTGCCATTGGTAGTGCTGCTTTGACAGCCCTTGCCCTTCTGACCTCGTACTTTGAAGAAGTCAGGATGATGTTTGTCAAGGTGCTTGATGCACCTGATACTCTTATCAACAATGTTCCGGCCGGAGAGGCTACCTTCTATGACTTCGTACAACACTATGAAATCCACCTGATGAACCCGCTGGTAATCTGCGGTATGTTTATTGGTGTTATGGCTGTGTTTATGTTCTCCGGAATGACAATGAATGCAGTAGGCCGTGCTGCTCAAAAGATGGTGGATGAGGTTCGCCGTCAGTTCAGAACCATTGCGGGTATTATGGAAGGTACTGCAGAGCCTGACTATGCACGTTGTGTAGAGATCTCAACAAAGGGTGCTCAAAGGGAAATGATGAAGCCTGCTTTGATGGCTCTGGCAATTCCTGTTGTCGTTGGTCTGGTACTTGGTGTTCCCGGTATCTCTGGTTTGTTGATCGGTACTATTACTTCTGGTTTTGCCCTAGCAATTTTTATGGCAAACTCAGGCGGAGCCTGGGATAACGCCAAGAAGTATATTGAAGAGGGCAACTTCGGTGGCAAGGGTTCTGAAGCACACAAGGCAACAGTTATCGGTGACACCGTAGGTGACCCATTCAAGGATACTTCCGGTCCTTCTCTCAATATCCTGATTAAGCTGATGGTTATGGCCTCTGTTGTTACTGTTGGTCTGGCCGTAACATACCATATTCTGTAA
- the cls gene encoding cardiolipin synthase, giving the protein MEVFRDIIEFINPIIVVIYIISILFVAVFTVLENRNPLKTISWVLVLIFLPVIGFIFFVFFGQNFRKEKIIARKGLRNVDVLSKMAHAQINHLADGEMFTNPALEEKRNLIHLLLHNSYAVVTIGNKIDVLQNGPATFASIIEAIENAEHFIHLEYYIFADDKLGGKVKEILKRKVKEGVEVRMILDDVGSWELKKPFYEEMRNAGIQIFSFLEVRFPNLTSKVNYRNHRKILIVDGRVGYLGGMNIADRYMDGGVFGFWRDTHLKIEGDAVNTLQTVFSIDWYFVSQTELDDPKYFPSKKITGDKMIQVVASGPDSDWPGIKMGIFHAIASARKYVYIATPYFMPNESVLMALKAAAMGGVDVRVVIPEKSDAFLTHLSTHSYIREMLDAKVRFFFYQKGFLHSKVIIIDDMVSSIGTANMDFRSFEQNYEITAFIYDEETALNLKEDYMSDLKESREVTLETWPLRPRIEKIKESFARLISPLL; this is encoded by the coding sequence ATGGAGGTTTTTCGCGACATCATAGAGTTTATCAACCCTATTATAGTGGTAATCTACATTATCAGCATTCTGTTTGTTGCTGTCTTTACCGTGCTTGAAAACCGCAATCCGCTTAAGACCATATCCTGGGTCCTGGTACTTATCTTCCTCCCTGTCATTGGCTTTATATTCTTCGTTTTTTTTGGACAGAATTTCAGAAAGGAAAAAATAATAGCCCGTAAGGGTCTTAGGAATGTGGACGTACTGTCAAAGATGGCCCACGCCCAGATCAACCATCTTGCCGACGGTGAGATGTTTACCAACCCTGCTCTGGAGGAAAAACGCAATCTTATTCATCTCCTGCTTCACAATAGCTATGCTGTCGTAACCATAGGAAACAAAATTGATGTACTGCAAAACGGACCTGCCACCTTCGCTTCGATTATTGAAGCCATAGAAAATGCAGAGCACTTTATCCACCTTGAATATTACATCTTTGCAGATGACAAGTTGGGCGGAAAAGTAAAGGAGATACTCAAGCGAAAGGTCAAGGAAGGTGTCGAGGTAAGGATGATTCTTGATGACGTGGGTAGCTGGGAGTTGAAGAAACCCTTTTATGAAGAGATGCGCAATGCAGGAATCCAGATATTCTCATTTCTGGAAGTACGTTTCCCGAATCTGACAAGCAAGGTCAACTATCGTAATCACCGCAAGATCCTTATAGTTGACGGTCGTGTTGGATATCTTGGTGGAATGAATATTGCCGACCGCTACATGGACGGAGGAGTTTTTGGCTTTTGGCGAGATACCCATCTTAAGATAGAGGGCGATGCTGTTAATACACTTCAGACTGTATTCTCTATCGACTGGTACTTTGTAAGTCAGACCGAACTGGATGATCCAAAGTACTTCCCAAGCAAGAAGATTACAGGAGACAAGATGATACAGGTTGTTGCAAGTGGACCGGATTCCGACTGGCCTGGCATCAAGATGGGAATCTTCCATGCAATCGCCTCAGCCCGAAAGTACGTGTATATTGCCACCCCTTACTTTATGCCCAATGAGAGTGTACTTATGGCTCTTAAGGCTGCAGCCATGGGCGGTGTTGATGTAAGGGTGGTAATCCCAGAGAAAAGTGATGCCTTTCTGACACATCTCTCAACCCACTCGTACATCCGTGAGATGCTTGACGCAAAGGTTAGGTTCTTCTTCTATCAGAAGGGTTTCCTGCACTCTAAGGTAATTATCATCGACGATATGGTCAGCAGTATAGGTACTGCCAATATGGACTTCAGAAGCTTTGAGCAGAATTACGAGATTACGGCCTTTATCTACGATGAAGAGACAGCCCTTAACTTAAAAGAAGACTACATGTCCGACCTGAAGGAAAGCCGTGAGGTAACACTTGAGACCTGGCCACTGCGTCCAAGAATAGAGAAGATCAAAGAGAGTTTTGCCCGCCTGATCAGTCCCCTGCTGTAA
- the ribD gene encoding bifunctional diaminohydroxyphosphoribosylaminopyrimidine deaminase/5-amino-6-(5-phosphoribosylamino)uracil reductase RibD — MGKYGEEDIKYMCRCIDLALRAEGNTYPNPMVGSVIVHDGKIIGEGYHLKAGGPHAEVHAIASVKHPELLKDSTIYVSLEPCSHFGKTPPCAQRIIQAGIPHVVVGCLDSNAKVSGRGIEQLRAAGVDVKVGVLEEECRELNRRFFTWHEKHRPYIILKWAETRDGFLDINRQATVGGRPTWITSEYARRAVHQWRSREQAIMVGSNTALADNPGLQVRDWTGPNPLRVVIDRNNKLPGGLELFSGKEPTLLFTSEIVDDGKNVEKVLINDGEDPIDAVLGELYKRNIQSLIVEGGSQLLSRFIERNLWDEARVFVGQMDFGDGIKAPATKGQLIDFTHFDNSILYMYRNI; from the coding sequence ATGGGAAAATACGGCGAGGAAGACATAAAATACATGTGTCGCTGCATTGATTTAGCCCTGCGAGCTGAGGGAAATACATATCCGAACCCCATGGTGGGTTCGGTAATCGTGCATGATGGAAAGATTATTGGAGAGGGATATCACCTTAAGGCAGGAGGTCCCCATGCTGAGGTACATGCAATTGCATCTGTAAAACATCCTGAACTGCTTAAGGACTCCACTATTTATGTAAGTCTAGAACCTTGTTCCCATTTTGGGAAGACCCCACCATGTGCACAGCGAATTATCCAGGCCGGAATCCCTCATGTAGTAGTAGGTTGCCTGGATAGCAACGCCAAAGTATCTGGTCGGGGTATAGAGCAGCTTAGAGCAGCCGGAGTGGATGTGAAAGTGGGTGTGCTTGAGGAGGAATGCAGGGAACTTAACAGGCGCTTTTTCACCTGGCATGAGAAGCACAGGCCATATATAATACTAAAGTGGGCCGAGACCCGGGATGGCTTTCTGGACATCAACCGACAGGCCACAGTTGGAGGCAGGCCCACATGGATTACTTCTGAATATGCACGTAGAGCCGTACACCAGTGGAGAAGCAGGGAACAGGCTATAATGGTAGGTTCCAACACAGCACTGGCTGACAATCCCGGACTGCAGGTGAGAGACTGGACAGGACCGAATCCCCTCAGGGTTGTTATCGACCGAAATAACAAACTGCCCGGTGGGCTGGAATTGTTTAGCGGGAAGGAGCCTACTCTGCTTTTTACATCTGAGATCGTTGATGACGGCAAGAATGTCGAAAAGGTACTGATAAATGATGGTGAAGATCCTATCGATGCAGTATTAGGCGAACTATATAAGCGGAATATTCAGTCACTGATAGTTGAAGGGGGTTCACAGCTCCTTAGCAGGTTTATTGAGCGCAACCTGTGGGATGAAGCACGCGTATTTGTTGGGCAGATGGATTTTGGAGATGGAATAAAGGCCCCGGCTACCAAGGGTCAACTGATTGACTTTACACATTTTGATAACAGCATTTTATATATGTACAGAAATATATAG
- the prmC gene encoding peptide chain release factor N(5)-glutamine methyltransferase produces MNTVTALSRYIKEQLADTHQQGEVDQFILRIFDHLRSFTRLDLIMKRNERLSEEEVNYIREAVLRLKNHEPVQYVLGHTEFMGIELVVNEKVLIPRPETEELVAWILDDHLNDNFSLLDIGTGSGCIPITIKKRRPGAQIEAWDICPDALDVACCNARRNEADIRFEVRDIFNFRKYNISTKDIIVSNPPYVTVKEIPLMQPNVLKYEPEVALFVEDDKPLKYYEAIGEMAIDFLKPGGCLYFEINEAYSREVCALLENYGFVQVERRKDINGRWRMVRAYRP; encoded by the coding sequence ATGAATACCGTAACTGCCCTGTCCCGCTATATCAAAGAACAATTGGCCGATACCCATCAGCAGGGCGAGGTCGATCAGTTTATTCTGCGCATCTTCGACCATCTCCGTTCATTCACGCGTCTGGATCTTATCATGAAGCGAAATGAAAGGCTCAGCGAGGAGGAGGTCAACTACATCAGGGAGGCAGTGCTGAGGCTGAAAAACCATGAGCCTGTGCAGTATGTTCTGGGTCACACCGAGTTTATGGGTATTGAGTTGGTGGTCAACGAAAAGGTGCTGATTCCGAGACCTGAGACTGAGGAGCTGGTTGCCTGGATCCTTGACGATCATCTAAATGATAACTTCTCCCTGCTTGATATAGGTACAGGTAGTGGGTGCATTCCAATAACAATCAAAAAACGTCGTCCCGGTGCCCAGATTGAAGCCTGGGACATTTGCCCCGATGCGCTTGATGTTGCGTGCTGCAATGCTAGACGCAATGAAGCTGATATTCGCTTCGAGGTGCGCGATATATTCAACTTCCGTAAATATAATATAAGCACTAAGGATATTATTGTAAGCAACCCGCCCTACGTAACTGTAAAGGAGATACCTCTTATGCAGCCCAATGTGCTGAAGTATGAACCCGAAGTGGCTCTATTTGTAGAGGATGACAAGCCCCTTAAATACTACGAGGCAATAGGGGAAATGGCTATAGATTTTCTGAAACCCGGAGGCTGCCTGTACTTTGAAATAAATGAGGCATATAGCAGGGAAGTTTGTGCCCTGCTTGAAAACTATGGCTTTGTTCAGGTTGAAAGGCGCAAAGATATCAACGGTCGCTGGCGCATGGTCAGGGCCTACAGGCCCTGA
- a CDS encoding ACP phosphodiesterase, which produces MNYLAHLYLSGPSDGVRLGNFIGDYVKGNRFSLYPPEIRKGILLHRQIDSFMDEHPLSHASAELFRARYTRFSRVIIDVVYDHYLAKNWDKYSDQSLHDFVNEVHKLFITNYFILPPQVRQFLPFLIRSRRMENYQHLSGIEKTLKIMANHTVLPDHSAWAVEQIVKNDRQLQEQFTGFFEDIREMCRLFLENYKGD; this is translated from the coding sequence ATGAACTACCTCGCTCACTTATATCTTTCAGGACCCTCTGACGGGGTAAGACTGGGTAATTTTATAGGTGATTACGTAAAAGGCAATCGCTTCTCCCTGTATCCGCCTGAGATTAGAAAGGGCATACTGCTGCATCGTCAGATTGACTCCTTTATGGACGAGCATCCCCTGTCCCATGCAAGTGCCGAATTATTCAGGGCCCGCTACACTCGTTTTTCAAGAGTAATTATCGACGTGGTTTACGACCATTACCTGGCAAAGAATTGGGATAAGTACAGCGATCAGTCCCTCCATGACTTTGTCAATGAAGTTCACAAGCTCTTTATCACCAACTACTTCATCCTGCCACCACAGGTCAGGCAGTTTCTCCCCTTCCTTATCCGTAGTCGCAGAATGGAGAATTACCAGCATCTAAGCGGGATAGAAAAGACTCTGAAGATTATGGCCAATCATACGGTACTTCCCGACCACAGTGCCTGGGCAGTGGAGCAGATAGTTAAAAACGACAGACAGCTGCAGGAACAATTTACCGGCTTCTTTGAAGATATAAGGGAGATGTGCAGGCTCTTTCTTGAAAACTACAAAGGGGATTGA
- the pfkA gene encoding 6-phosphofructokinase, with protein MSPIKKIALLTSGGDAPGMNAAIRAAVRGALYHKLEVMGIIRGYQGLIEDDIEPMDSKSVSNIIQRGGTILKSARSKEFLTPEGRVLAYQNLKKHGIDALVVIGGDGTFTGASIFSSEHNVPVIGIPGTIDNDLYGTDYTIGYDTALNTVIDAVDKIRDTASAHSRLFFIEVMGRDAGFLALRSAIASGAEAVLIPEVNTNYQKLSEFLSNSYKKQKSSSIVIVAEGDKVGGGALRTAEKVREDHPDYDVRVTILGHIQRGGSPTAYDRVTASRLGVAAITGLLENKRNVMVGLVNDEIVYVPFEDAIKNKKPIKQELFSLIDILSI; from the coding sequence ATGAGTCCAATTAAGAAAATTGCCCTGTTGACTTCAGGAGGAGATGCGCCCGGCATGAATGCCGCAATCAGGGCTGCAGTACGTGGTGCCCTGTATCACAAGTTGGAAGTAATGGGAATCATCAGGGGCTACCAGGGCTTGATAGAAGATGATATTGAACCGATGGATTCCAAGTCGGTGAGTAACATCATTCAGAGAGGTGGTACCATCCTGAAAAGTGCCCGCAGCAAGGAGTTCCTTACTCCTGAAGGACGTGTATTGGCTTATCAGAATCTCAAAAAGCATGGTATCGATGCTCTTGTGGTAATAGGTGGGGACGGAACCTTTACGGGAGCTTCTATTTTCAGTTCTGAGCACAATGTACCGGTGATAGGGATCCCCGGAACCATTGACAATGACCTATATGGAACTGACTATACAATAGGTTATGACACAGCCCTGAATACTGTAATTGATGCCGTAGATAAGATTAGGGATACAGCAAGTGCACATAGCCGTCTGTTTTTTATAGAAGTGATGGGTCGTGACGCAGGCTTTTTGGCGCTAAGGAGTGCAATAGCTTCTGGAGCTGAGGCTGTGCTGATACCTGAGGTTAACACAAACTATCAGAAGTTGAGCGAGTTCCTCTCCAACAGCTACAAGAAGCAAAAATCATCAAGTATCGTTATAGTTGCTGAAGGCGACAAAGTAGGTGGTGGAGCTCTGAGAACTGCAGAAAAGGTACGTGAAGATCACCCCGACTATGATGTAAGGGTAACCATTCTGGGCCACATCCAGAGAGGTGGTTCACCCACCGCTTATGACAGGGTTACCGCCTCACGGCTTGGAGTAGCTGCAATTACTGGTCTGCTTGAAAACAAGAGGAATGTAATGGTTGGACTGGTCAACGACGAAATCGTATATGTTCCATTCGAAGATGCAATAAAGAACAAAAAGCCAATTAAACAGGAGCTCTTCTCTCTGATTGATATTTTGTCTATCTAG
- a CDS encoding 4-hydroxy-3-methylbut-2-enyl diphosphate reductase encodes MKGKPNIEIDSGSGFCFGVSRAVRMAEEQLEKGTGLTSIGEIVHNEEEVERLRLKGLSTSALDRVHSSDEAPLLFRAHGEPPASYKKVKEEGRTLIDATCPVVLKLQQRVHKAWLQAKAEDGQVVIYGKKGHPEVTGLWGYTDNEALVVQHPEDLEQLDPDKKVFMFAQTTMSQKGYAEIQELIRGRLSNPDNLMAHNTICGQVANRVPRLKEFATRHDVVIFVGGTRSSNAKVLFEACKTENSRTHFVAGAGDIDPQWFGSPLNSIGICGATSTPYWLMEQVEKAVDTILGKQ; translated from the coding sequence ATGAAGGGTAAACCGAATATAGAGATTGACTCCGGTTCTGGCTTTTGTTTTGGAGTTTCCCGGGCCGTTAGGATGGCAGAGGAACAGCTTGAGAAAGGCACCGGACTAACCAGCATAGGAGAAATAGTGCACAATGAGGAGGAAGTTGAAAGGCTCAGGTTGAAGGGCCTCAGCACTTCTGCCCTTGACAGAGTGCATTCCTCAGATGAGGCACCCCTGCTGTTCAGGGCTCATGGGGAGCCCCCGGCATCTTATAAAAAGGTTAAGGAAGAAGGTCGTACTTTGATAGATGCCACCTGTCCTGTTGTATTAAAGCTTCAGCAACGGGTGCATAAAGCCTGGCTTCAGGCAAAGGCCGAAGACGGACAGGTAGTGATATATGGTAAGAAAGGTCACCCGGAGGTGACCGGACTATGGGGTTATACTGATAATGAGGCCTTGGTGGTGCAGCATCCTGAGGATTTGGAACAGCTGGATCCTGATAAGAAGGTCTTCATGTTTGCTCAGACCACTATGAGTCAAAAAGGCTATGCAGAGATACAGGAGTTGATAAGGGGCAGGTTGAGCAATCCTGATAATCTGATGGCACACAACACAATTTGTGGTCAGGTAGCCAACCGGGTACCCAGGCTCAAGGAGTTTGCCACAAGGCATGATGTAGTGATTTTTGTAGGAGGCACCAGAAGCAGTAATGCAAAGGTCTTGTTCGAGGCCTGCAAGACAGAGAACAGTCGCACTCATTTTGTAGCAGGAGCGGGCGATATAGACCCTCAATGGTTTGGTAGCCCCCTTAATTCGATTGGCATTTGTGGAGCCACTTCAACACCATACTGGTTGATGGAGCAGGTAGAAAAGGCCGTTGACACAATTTTGGGAAAGCAATAA
- the cmk gene encoding (d)CMP kinase: MMKDKSKITIAVDGHSSCGKSTVAKAIAKELSLIYIDTGAMYRAVTLFALRKGLVTEGKVDEEGLAACMDDIKVEFRKNEAGGLDTYLNGENVEKEIRQIVVSSHVSAVSSLAFVRKRLVSLQQEMGRSGGVILDGRDIGTVVFPNADLKIFMTASPEIRAERRYKEMIAKGDKVSLEEILENVKARDHADSTRKESPLVKADDAVVLDNSNLDPQGQMDWIMDRLRERNLI; the protein is encoded by the coding sequence ATGATGAAAGACAAAAGCAAAATAACCATTGCAGTTGACGGGCACTCGTCGTGTGGGAAAAGCACTGTGGCAAAAGCCATCGCGAAGGAGCTTTCCCTGATATACATAGACACAGGAGCAATGTACAGGGCTGTGACCCTATTTGCATTGAGGAAGGGTCTTGTAACAGAAGGCAAGGTTGACGAGGAAGGACTGGCAGCCTGCATGGACGACATAAAGGTTGAGTTTCGCAAGAATGAAGCCGGAGGCCTAGACACCTATCTCAACGGAGAAAATGTAGAGAAGGAAATACGTCAGATTGTTGTAAGCAGCCATGTTAGCGCTGTAAGCAGTCTGGCCTTTGTAAGAAAACGACTTGTAAGTCTGCAACAGGAGATGGGACGCAGCGGAGGAGTAATCCTTGATGGTCGAGATATAGGCACTGTGGTATTTCCAAATGCCGATCTGAAGATATTTATGACTGCATCACCTGAGATAAGGGCTGAAAGACGTTATAAGGAGATGATAGCCAAAGGTGATAAGGTAAGCCTTGAAGAGATACTTGAGAATGTAAAGGCACGTGATCATGCTGACAGTACCCGTAAGGAGAGTCCGCTTGTAAAAGCTGATGATGCCGTGGTACTTGACAACAGCAATCTGGACCCGCAGGGACAGATGGATTGGATTATGGACAGGCTGAGGGAGAGGAACCTGATATAG
- the porQ gene encoding type IX secretion system protein PorQ, translated as MKQVRLYIIMLAVVVLPHTMKAQRGGDALYMLLHLTQSSKVASLGGNQVGLPASDLSMLLHNPGLLDSAFSKQVSLSYVPYLADISYGYGGGALHFSKVGTFALGFSHIGYGEMTAADESGVITGTFTAGETMIQASYSRMLYGRIRAGISVKPVISRIESYDSWGIAGDMGVFYTDSSGLFTAGLVLRNFGRQITSYGQAEVESLPADLQAGLSFKPAHAPFRISLTAQDLLSGSLDYELNDDEGSDIRRDYDKASDLEKVLRHFTLGLEFMPSQNFYVAGGVNPRRRIDMKTQSKASTVGYTWGFGFRVYKFHFSYASGRYHLAGTSNHFTISTNLSSF; from the coding sequence TTGAAGCAGGTCAGACTATATATAATAATGCTGGCGGTGGTGGTACTACCCCATACAATGAAAGCCCAGCGAGGAGGCGATGCGTTGTATATGTTGCTGCATCTGACCCAGTCCTCCAAAGTGGCCTCCCTTGGCGGCAATCAGGTAGGATTGCCGGCCTCCGACCTTTCAATGCTGTTGCATAATCCGGGCCTGCTTGACTCTGCTTTTTCAAAACAGGTATCTCTAAGCTATGTCCCCTATCTTGCCGACATTAGCTATGGCTATGGTGGAGGTGCTTTGCATTTTAGCAAAGTAGGCACCTTTGCCCTTGGCTTCAGCCATATTGGTTATGGAGAAATGACAGCGGCAGATGAGAGCGGGGTCATCACCGGAACTTTTACGGCAGGGGAAACAATGATTCAGGCTTCGTATAGCAGGATGCTGTACGGACGAATAAGAGCAGGCATCTCAGTCAAGCCTGTGATTAGCAGAATTGAAAGCTATGATTCATGGGGTATAGCAGGTGATATGGGAGTGTTTTATACTGACAGCAGCGGCCTCTTTACTGCAGGTCTGGTACTAAGGAATTTTGGAAGACAGATCACGTCATACGGGCAGGCTGAAGTAGAGAGCCTGCCTGCCGATCTGCAGGCAGGGTTATCGTTTAAACCGGCTCATGCTCCATTCAGGATCTCGCTTACAGCACAGGACCTGTTGTCAGGCAGCCTTGATTACGAACTAAATGATGATGAAGGAAGCGATATAAGGCGTGATTACGATAAGGCAAGTGATTTGGAGAAGGTGTTGAGGCATTTCACATTGGGCCTGGAATTTATGCCTTCACAGAATTTCTATGTTGCAGGAGGTGTCAATCCCCGTCGACGCATAGATATGAAAACCCAGAGTAAAGCATCTACAGTAGGCTATACCTGGGGCTTTGGATTCAGGGTATATAAATTCCACTTCTCGTATGCTTCAGGTCGTTATCACCTTGCCGGCACATCCAACCATTTTACGATAAGTACCAACTTATCGTCATTTTAG